A stretch of Myxococcus hansupus DNA encodes these proteins:
- a CDS encoding aminopeptidase P family protein, whose protein sequence is MATNRSSAAAQPALGEQQPLVTSEEQAPAAAPAKPATHDTVPPPALLDFMMKDWKPRSKKLPPKIKNAESFKARRRALSKLFPGETLVIPSGHEKVRANDTNFRFRPGSDFYYLTGNMEPDCVIVLQPKEKGGHTDVLFVEPNPGRTDATFFTDRVKGELWEGPRLGVKESQARYGVDQARGLNELPDFLASLGGESSPSTRVLRGLSPKVDGAVKEPAEKDKEKQLAQALSEMRLLKDAQELKELQTSIDSTQRGFEDVIRGLKTAKTERYVEGIFNLRARVEGNDVGYRTIAAAGSHACVLHWHHNDGPLVPGDLLLLDAGVEGQTLYTADITRTLPITGKFTSEQREIYELVLKAQDAAFAQVKPGNDFMEPNRAAMRVLAEGLESLGILDSAEEALKDEHQFYKRYSLHNVSHMLGLDVHDCAQARQEAYKYGKLQAGMVLTVEPGLYFQTDDLTVPKRYRGIGVRIEDDVVVTARGCKVLSADIPRATKDVESWMKGLWAEDKAGKKKKKKK, encoded by the coding sequence ATGGCCACGAACCGCTCTTCCGCCGCCGCTCAGCCCGCCCTGGGCGAGCAACAGCCCCTCGTCACGTCCGAGGAGCAGGCTCCCGCCGCCGCGCCGGCGAAGCCCGCCACGCACGACACGGTGCCGCCTCCGGCCCTGCTCGACTTCATGATGAAGGACTGGAAGCCGCGCTCGAAGAAGCTTCCGCCCAAAATCAAGAACGCGGAGTCCTTCAAGGCCCGCCGCCGCGCGCTCTCCAAGCTGTTCCCTGGCGAGACGCTCGTCATCCCCAGCGGCCACGAGAAGGTGCGCGCCAACGACACCAACTTCCGCTTCCGGCCGGGCAGCGACTTCTACTACCTCACCGGCAACATGGAGCCGGACTGCGTCATCGTGCTCCAGCCCAAGGAGAAGGGCGGCCACACCGACGTCCTCTTCGTGGAGCCCAACCCGGGCCGCACCGACGCCACGTTCTTCACCGACCGCGTGAAGGGTGAGCTGTGGGAAGGCCCGCGGCTGGGCGTGAAGGAGAGCCAGGCCCGCTATGGCGTGGACCAGGCGCGCGGCCTCAACGAGTTGCCGGACTTCCTCGCCAGCCTCGGCGGCGAGTCGAGCCCGTCCACCCGCGTGCTGCGCGGCCTGTCCCCCAAGGTGGACGGCGCCGTGAAGGAGCCCGCGGAGAAGGACAAGGAGAAGCAGTTGGCCCAGGCGCTGTCGGAGATGCGCCTGCTCAAGGACGCGCAGGAGCTGAAGGAGCTGCAGACGTCCATCGACTCCACGCAGCGCGGCTTCGAGGACGTCATCCGCGGCCTGAAGACGGCGAAGACGGAGCGCTACGTGGAGGGCATCTTCAACCTCCGCGCCCGCGTGGAAGGCAACGACGTGGGCTACCGCACCATCGCCGCGGCGGGCTCGCACGCGTGCGTGCTGCACTGGCACCACAACGACGGGCCGCTGGTCCCCGGCGACTTGCTGCTGCTGGACGCGGGCGTGGAGGGCCAGACGCTCTACACCGCGGACATCACCCGCACCCTGCCCATCACCGGCAAGTTCACGTCGGAGCAGCGCGAAATCTACGAGCTGGTGCTGAAGGCGCAGGACGCGGCCTTCGCGCAGGTGAAGCCGGGCAACGACTTCATGGAGCCCAACCGCGCCGCCATGCGCGTGCTCGCCGAGGGCCTGGAGTCCCTGGGCATCCTCGACAGCGCCGAGGAGGCGCTCAAGGACGAGCACCAGTTCTACAAGCGCTACTCGCTCCACAACGTCAGCCACATGCTGGGCCTGGACGTGCATGACTGCGCCCAGGCGCGGCAGGAGGCCTACAAGTACGGGAAGCTCCAGGCCGGCATGGTGCTGACGGTGGAGCCGGGCCTGTACTTCCAGACGGACGACCTCACCGTGCCCAAGCGCTACCGCGGCATCGGCGTGCGCATCGAGGACGACGTCGTCGTCACCGCGCGCGGCTGCAAGGTCCTCTCCGCCGACATCCCCCGCGCCACCAAGGACGTGGAGTCCTGGATGAAGGGCCTGTGGGCGGAGGACAAGGCCGGCAAGAAGAAGAAAAAGAAGAAGTAG
- a CDS encoding DUF2914 domain-containing protein, with translation MVTANRHNAPQNPDEAADVPATPAVDANVPVADTNAAVALTDTVLPAHAPGVTVDPDDLVDTAKTPTLLDKVQQFRARHEKWEMALFFFGGFLYDVITISRIDDTLTLVQNFGYLLVLTGLLLMEQRYPDGVEPPKFLVKVWRWREDAIHFLFGSLLSAFMLLLFKSSSGALPYLFVGGIFALLAANELPVFRKLGPVMRMVLLSLSVTMYFVCLLPVALGRMGFWVFLLAVALGSASIFGMMRLIARWRPDDRRYVLRNVAIPGFGVQAALLGLYVVGVIPPLPVSVQFAGIYHQVERVSPGIYHLSSVDARTWYKPWTWGDPDFLMQQGDKPYYFFRIFAPKHFQAYKVRVRWYFDDPQKGWTTYGNGFVADVSSNGTDGGYRYYATTSNLKPGKWRVVLETEDGHEIHRLSFTAGSDPSSTPRTFDVDVSTLKDVKPLPLAEWQERAAASVKPATTPKAK, from the coding sequence GTGGTCACCGCCAACCGTCACAACGCTCCCCAGAACCCGGACGAAGCCGCCGACGTGCCCGCAACCCCGGCTGTCGATGCGAACGTCCCCGTCGCTGATACCAACGCCGCCGTCGCCCTGACGGACACCGTCCTGCCGGCCCATGCGCCCGGCGTGACGGTGGACCCGGACGACCTGGTGGACACGGCGAAGACGCCCACCCTCCTGGACAAGGTGCAGCAGTTCCGCGCCCGTCACGAGAAGTGGGAGATGGCCCTCTTCTTCTTCGGAGGCTTTCTCTACGACGTCATCACCATCAGCCGCATCGACGACACGCTGACGCTGGTGCAGAACTTCGGCTACCTGCTGGTCCTCACGGGCCTGCTCCTCATGGAGCAGCGCTACCCGGACGGCGTGGAGCCTCCGAAGTTCCTCGTGAAGGTGTGGCGTTGGCGCGAGGACGCCATCCACTTCCTCTTCGGAAGCCTGCTCAGCGCGTTCATGCTGCTGCTCTTCAAGAGCTCGTCCGGCGCGCTGCCGTACCTCTTCGTGGGAGGCATCTTCGCCCTGCTGGCGGCCAACGAGCTGCCGGTGTTCCGCAAGCTGGGCCCCGTCATGCGCATGGTGCTGCTCAGCCTGAGCGTGACGATGTACTTCGTCTGCCTGCTCCCGGTGGCGCTCGGGCGCATGGGCTTCTGGGTCTTCCTGCTGGCCGTCGCGCTGGGCTCGGCGAGCATCTTCGGGATGATGCGCCTCATTGCCCGCTGGCGCCCGGATGACCGCCGCTACGTGCTGCGCAACGTGGCCATCCCCGGCTTCGGCGTGCAGGCGGCGCTCTTGGGGCTGTACGTGGTGGGCGTGATTCCGCCGCTGCCGGTGTCGGTGCAGTTCGCGGGCATCTACCACCAGGTGGAGCGGGTGAGCCCGGGCATCTACCACCTGTCCTCGGTGGACGCCCGCACCTGGTACAAGCCGTGGACGTGGGGCGACCCGGACTTCCTGATGCAGCAGGGGGACAAGCCCTACTACTTCTTCCGCATCTTCGCGCCGAAGCACTTCCAGGCCTACAAGGTCCGCGTGCGCTGGTACTTCGACGACCCGCAGAAGGGCTGGACGACGTACGGCAACGGCTTCGTGGCCGACGTGAGCAGCAACGGCACGGACGGCGGCTACCGCTACTACGCGACGACGTCCAACCTGAAGCCCGGCAAGTGGCGCGTGGTGCTGGAGACGGAGGACGGGCACGAAATCCACCGGCTGAGCTTCACCGCCGGGTCGGACCCGAGCTCGACGCCGCGCACGTTCGACGTCGACGTGTCCACGCTCAAGGACGTGAAGCCCCTGCCGCTGGCGGAGTGGCAGGAGCGGGCGGCGGCGAGCGTGAAGCCCGCCACCACGCCAAAGGCGAAGTAG
- the grxD gene encoding Grx4 family monothiol glutaredoxin produces the protein MTPELKARLEQETQSHKIVLFMKGNALFPQCGFSARALQLLQPLGEVHTVDVLSDPEIRQGIKDFTNWPTIPQIFINGQFVGGSDILMELHERGELADLVAGKSPA, from the coding sequence ATGACGCCTGAACTCAAGGCCCGGTTGGAGCAGGAGACGCAGTCGCACAAGATTGTCCTTTTCATGAAGGGCAATGCCTTGTTCCCGCAGTGTGGTTTCTCCGCGCGGGCCCTGCAGTTGTTGCAGCCCCTGGGGGAGGTCCACACGGTGGACGTGCTGTCGGATCCGGAGATTCGCCAGGGCATCAAGGACTTCACCAACTGGCCCACCATTCCCCAGATTTTCATCAACGGGCAGTTCGTCGGCGGCTCCGACATCCTCATGGAGCTGCATGAGCGCGGGGAGCTGGCCGACCTGGTCGCGGGCAAGAGCCCGGCCTAG
- a CDS encoding BolA family protein — protein sequence MLDAEFIRARILEALPGSEVDVRDYTGTGDHYEARVVSPDFAGKAMVQQHQLVYAPLQQWLKSGELHALALKTYSPEQWKKLGTR from the coding sequence ATGCTCGACGCTGAATTCATCCGGGCCCGCATCCTGGAGGCCCTGCCGGGCTCCGAGGTGGACGTGCGGGACTACACCGGGACGGGAGACCACTACGAGGCCCGGGTGGTGAGCCCTGACTTCGCGGGGAAAGCGATGGTGCAACAGCACCAGCTCGTGTACGCGCCCCTGCAGCAGTGGCTGAAGAGCGGCGAGCTGCATGCGCTCGCGCTAAAAACCTATTCTCCCGAGCAGTGGAAGAAGCTCGGGACACGCTAA
- a CDS encoding YqgE/AlgH family protein, producing MKNLAPGLLVAMPQLGDPNFYRSVVLMLEHSETGSMGLVINRSAPLTLGELARGQNLSVAAGRKEHPVFLGGPVEPQRGFVLHDDPEQREKHAVLPGLFLSVTLDALGPLLTNPNPRLRFCLGYAGWGPKQIESEIAAGSWLFTEATTESVLGLEPSKLWDTTLRSMGVDPAMLVMGRGMN from the coding sequence GTGAAGAACCTCGCTCCCGGCTTGCTGGTCGCCATGCCCCAGCTCGGCGACCCGAATTTCTACCGCTCGGTCGTCCTGATGCTCGAGCACAGCGAGACGGGCTCCATGGGGCTCGTCATCAACCGGAGCGCGCCGCTGACGCTCGGTGAGCTGGCGCGCGGGCAGAACCTGAGCGTCGCCGCGGGCCGCAAGGAGCACCCCGTGTTCCTGGGCGGCCCGGTGGAGCCCCAGCGGGGCTTCGTCCTCCACGATGACCCGGAGCAGCGCGAGAAGCACGCGGTGCTTCCCGGCCTGTTCCTGAGCGTGACGCTGGACGCGCTGGGCCCCCTGCTGACGAATCCGAACCCACGCCTGCGCTTCTGCCTGGGGTATGCGGGGTGGGGGCCCAAGCAAATCGAGAGCGAAATCGCCGCCGGCTCCTGGCTCTTCACCGAGGCCACGACGGAGTCGGTGCTGGGGCTCGAGCCCTCGAAGCTGTGGGATACGACGTTGCGAAGCATGGGGGTGGACCCCGCCATGCTGGTGATGGGAAGGGGAATGAACTGA
- a CDS encoding response regulator — protein MSLTTSEELATSTELDTREREEQRADTLKLEPARGAVLVVEDDPSHREILVEMLAGWGYEPLPVGSAEEAEFAVRNKRMDAAIVDVFLPGRSGATLMSRLRERFPQSVLIGVSAMSDAAMARKCKGLGADLFIGKPLDPQRLAEALQSRHTSWH, from the coding sequence ATGTCCCTCACGACCAGCGAAGAGCTTGCCACCTCCACCGAACTCGACACCCGCGAGCGCGAGGAGCAGCGCGCGGACACGCTCAAGTTGGAGCCCGCGCGCGGCGCGGTGCTCGTTGTCGAGGACGACCCCTCCCACCGCGAAATCCTCGTCGAGATGCTGGCGGGCTGGGGCTACGAGCCCTTGCCCGTGGGCAGCGCCGAGGAGGCCGAGTTCGCCGTGCGCAACAAGCGCATGGACGCGGCCATCGTCGACGTCTTCCTGCCCGGCCGCAGCGGCGCCACCCTCATGTCCCGGCTGCGCGAGCGCTTCCCGCAGTCCGTGCTCATCGGCGTGAGCGCCATGAGCGACGCGGCCATGGCGCGCAAGTGCAAGGGCCTGGGCGCGGACCTCTTCATCGGCAAGCCCCTGGACCCCCAGCGGCTGGCCGAGGCGCTCCAGTCCAGGCACACGAGCTGGCACTGA
- a CDS encoding ABC transporter permease subunit, whose protein sequence is MNRVPVRARVGLALLVGLGLLSLLAGRLFPEALAQTCPLGMDPTRPDRTVCELAFGGLWVSLAVGLAAGALSTLIGLTVAAVARLSGGVVEQTLLRAVDAVFALPDVLVVMVLQLAGQSLADAGQGGGLGPFGLMVASLALVGWAGPARMFRNRLATLESQEYVAASRALGGGGLHLLRVHLWPALRPFALAVFLSRLPAAILTESTVSFFGIARMEPMSLGRYLGTSYAALIYEGGGRVVLPAWALLVLLVLGASLASQALSGAPRRAA, encoded by the coding sequence ATGAACCGCGTCCCGGTGCGCGCTCGCGTGGGACTGGCGCTCCTCGTCGGGCTCGGGCTGCTGAGCCTCCTCGCGGGGCGGCTCTTCCCAGAGGCCCTGGCCCAGACGTGCCCCCTGGGCATGGACCCCACGCGCCCGGACCGCACCGTGTGCGAGCTGGCCTTCGGCGGCCTCTGGGTCTCCCTCGCCGTGGGCCTCGCGGCGGGCGCGCTCTCCACGCTCATCGGCCTCACCGTCGCGGCGGTGGCGCGGCTCTCCGGAGGCGTCGTCGAGCAGACCCTGCTCCGTGCCGTGGACGCCGTGTTCGCCCTCCCAGACGTGCTCGTGGTGATGGTGCTCCAACTCGCGGGCCAGTCGCTCGCGGACGCGGGGCAGGGTGGGGGCCTGGGCCCGTTCGGGTTGATGGTCGCCTCGCTCGCCCTGGTCGGCTGGGCCGGTCCCGCGCGCATGTTCCGCAACCGCCTGGCGACGCTCGAATCGCAGGAATACGTCGCGGCGTCGCGGGCGCTCGGCGGCGGAGGACTGCACCTGCTGCGCGTCCACCTGTGGCCCGCGCTGCGCCCCTTCGCCCTGGCGGTGTTCCTCTCCCGCCTGCCCGCCGCCATCCTCACCGAGTCCACCGTCAGCTTCTTCGGCATCGCCCGCATGGAGCCCATGTCCCTGGGCCGCTACCTGGGCACCAGCTACGCGGCCCTCATCTACGAAGGCGGAGGCCGCGTCGTGCTGCCTGCCTGGGCCCTGCTCGTGCTGCTGGTGCTCGGCGCCTCGCTCGCCTCCCAGGCGCTTTCCGGGGCACCTCGCAGGGCAGCCTGA
- a CDS encoding ABC transporter permease subunit produces the protein MKAVAQRLVRQVVLVPVVAIASYFLMAALPLTTETDAKRQVSRELAASYRRDLGIGEPLGFLRPWEKLFRGERLGTSAQGITGDELLTKLSGSVGVGLMALPLALTWALGFALLRTRWRKGRWSAMGDVVPAVAFGTPVFIPALLLAPAVVERGNLLPELCAALVTSIWPGIFLGTLVGDSLEAELSRDYVRTALGKGLSRATVLRRHVLPNVWPAMLDAVGPVATSLLAGSFAAERVLGLPYFGQLYVLAVLNKQVAVVVVATTTFATLLVIVSLAVEVLRYAVDPRSREATT, from the coding sequence ATGAAGGCCGTGGCTCAGCGGCTGGTGCGGCAGGTGGTGCTGGTGCCCGTGGTGGCCATCGCGTCGTACTTCCTCATGGCCGCCTTGCCGCTCACCACCGAGACGGATGCCAAACGGCAGGTGTCGCGTGAACTCGCCGCCTCGTATCGGCGCGACCTGGGCATCGGCGAGCCCCTGGGTTTTCTGCGCCCGTGGGAGAAGCTCTTTCGTGGCGAGCGCCTGGGCACGAGCGCCCAGGGCATCACCGGTGATGAGCTGCTGACGAAGCTCTCCGGCAGCGTGGGCGTGGGCTTGATGGCGCTGCCGCTCGCGCTGACGTGGGCCTTGGGCTTCGCGCTGCTGCGCACCCGATGGCGCAAGGGCCGCTGGTCCGCCATGGGCGACGTGGTCCCCGCCGTGGCGTTCGGCACCCCCGTCTTCATCCCTGCGTTGCTGCTGGCCCCCGCCGTGGTGGAGCGCGGCAACCTGCTCCCGGAACTGTGCGCGGCGCTGGTGACGTCCATCTGGCCCGGCATCTTCCTGGGCACGCTGGTCGGGGACTCCTTGGAGGCGGAGTTGTCTCGCGACTACGTGCGCACGGCGCTGGGCAAGGGCCTGTCCCGCGCCACCGTGCTGCGCCGTCACGTCCTGCCCAACGTGTGGCCCGCGATGCTCGACGCCGTGGGGCCCGTGGCCACATCATTGCTCGCGGGCTCGTTCGCGGCGGAGCGCGTCCTCGGGCTGCCGTACTTCGGGCAGCTCTACGTCCTCGCCGTGCTCAACAAGCAGGTGGCCGTCGTCGTCGTCGCCACCACCACCTTCGCCACGCTGCTCGTCATCGTGAGCCTCGCTGTGGAGGTGCTGCGCTACGCCGTGGACCCTCGCTCCCGTGAGGCAACCACATGA
- a CDS encoding peptide ABC transporter substrate-binding protein: MVAPRARLRWWWYLVAVVAASCGPCGFQPEPGVKVVVPSMPATLDWSHSDPDSWANYPVMLATQRGLTQLQPDHTVGPGLAERWERVTDARGRDVYTFHLRQDVRWSNGAPLVARDFVVGWRRALQGRERGEMADIDGASEVLALQERGAPEAEVHAAMERVGVEAVDSHTLRVMLARPRSYFLARVANVYLFYPAPSADLEGKSDEEVRDYFDRPREGRPLALGPYRVDQWDRAGERVRLVYNPGSAFPPPLAPGEVPAPVITLMKSEIGPALYERGRVEFVFVDSAAALRIHRPADLRREPLLSTYFLAFNTEKAPLDRPEVRRALSRALDREALVAGLLPAARPSHVLLPPELPLAANAEEAGRLPHYAPEQARAELAGVAGLGRPLRLVYRSGDGFVPEVAIAERVAAQLARVGVKVVLEARSDFSAEISRRSAQGPRTYDLYLRRLGADYAHPNTFFTLFEREGNHQTGWETQAGGEPLARFERLLEAGDAAPDDVSARARYVEAQEVLVGEQAVIAPLYHPDRYYRAHERLRGLDVDPFNFLALRALRVTMDSPVAQEAP, encoded by the coding sequence GCCACTCGGATCCGGATAGCTGGGCGAACTACCCGGTGATGCTGGCCACCCAGCGCGGACTCACGCAGTTGCAGCCGGACCACACCGTGGGGCCAGGGCTGGCGGAGCGGTGGGAGCGCGTCACGGATGCGCGGGGGCGGGACGTCTATACGTTCCACCTGCGTCAGGATGTGCGCTGGTCCAACGGCGCGCCGCTCGTGGCCCGCGACTTCGTCGTGGGGTGGCGCCGAGCGCTCCAGGGCCGTGAGCGCGGGGAGATGGCGGACATCGACGGGGCGTCGGAGGTGCTGGCGCTCCAGGAGCGCGGCGCGCCCGAGGCGGAGGTCCACGCGGCGATGGAGCGCGTGGGCGTGGAGGCCGTGGACTCGCACACGTTGCGCGTCATGCTGGCGCGGCCTCGCAGCTACTTCCTGGCCCGTGTGGCCAACGTGTACCTGTTCTATCCGGCGCCCTCGGCGGACCTGGAGGGGAAGTCCGACGAGGAGGTGCGGGATTACTTCGACCGTCCTCGCGAGGGGCGGCCGTTGGCGCTGGGGCCCTACCGCGTCGACCAGTGGGACCGGGCGGGGGAGCGGGTGCGGCTCGTGTACAACCCGGGCTCGGCGTTTCCTCCGCCGCTGGCGCCGGGCGAGGTGCCCGCGCCCGTCATCACGCTGATGAAGTCGGAGATTGGCCCGGCGCTGTACGAGCGGGGGCGGGTGGAGTTCGTCTTCGTGGACAGTGCCGCGGCGCTGCGCATCCACCGGCCCGCGGACTTGCGCCGCGAGCCGCTGCTGTCCACGTACTTCCTGGCGTTCAACACGGAGAAGGCGCCGTTGGACAGGCCCGAGGTTCGGCGCGCGCTGTCGAGGGCGCTGGACCGTGAAGCGCTGGTGGCGGGATTGCTGCCCGCGGCGCGGCCGTCGCATGTGCTGTTGCCTCCGGAGCTTCCTCTGGCCGCGAACGCGGAGGAGGCGGGGCGATTGCCGCACTACGCGCCGGAGCAGGCGCGGGCGGAGCTGGCGGGTGTGGCGGGGTTGGGTCGTCCGTTGCGGCTCGTCTACAGGTCGGGAGATGGGTTTGTGCCCGAGGTGGCCATCGCGGAGCGGGTGGCGGCGCAGCTCGCGCGGGTGGGCGTGAAGGTGGTGTTGGAGGCGCGCTCGGATTTCTCGGCGGAGATTTCGCGGCGCTCGGCGCAGGGGCCTCGGACGTATGACTTGTACCTGCGGCGGCTGGGGGCGGATTACGCGCACCCGAATACGTTCTTCACGCTGTTCGAGCGCGAGGGCAACCACCAGACGGGCTGGGAGACGCAGGCGGGTGGTGAGCCCCTGGCGCGCTTCGAGCGACTGCTGGAGGCCGGGGATGCTGCTCCGGACGACGTGAGTGCCCGTGCGCGGTACGTCGAGGCGCAGGAGGTGCTGGTGGGAGAACAGGCGGTGATTGCGCCTCTGTACCACCCGGACCGTTACTACCGCGCGCATGAGCGGCTGCGTGGGTTGGACGTGGACCCGTTCAACTTCCTCGCGTTGCGAGCACTGCGTGTGACGATGGATTCGCCTGTCGCACAGGAGGCGCCGTGA